The Oncorhynchus mykiss isolate Arlee chromosome 22, USDA_OmykA_1.1, whole genome shotgun sequence sequence GTCCGTCTACTAGATTTTTCTAACTCTGTTCAGACCACTGGGCCATCGCTGCACTGTACGTACAAacagcatgtctgtctgtctgtcagtccgtctgtctgtcagtctgtctgtcagtctgtctgtcagtccgtctgtctgtcagtctgtcagtccgtctgtctgtcagtccgtctgtctgtcagtctgtcagtccgtctgtctgtcagtccgtctgtctgtcagtctgtctgtcagtccgtctgtctgtcagtctgtcagtccgtctgtctgtcctctaTTTGCCATTTTTGCCTCACTTTTTTGTGTCGTCTCAAACTCCCTGTATTCACGTCTTCCTGCAttcagtcatattttttatgttttatatataaatatccaAACTGTATTAGGATTGATAGTCCCTGTTACTACAATTAGAACTAACGTTGTTGTCATGTTTCTCTGTGTAGGACAGTCTTCCTCTTCATGTTCCTGTCCCAGCATCTACGCTCATACATGCTCCCAGCATGCCTCAGGCTCCCCCAGCTAAATGTTTGCATCTGTGAGTCTCTGctcagtcagtgagtgagtgagtgagagagagagagagagagagagagagagagagagagtgagagtgagagtgagagtgagagtgagagtgagagtgagagtgagtgagtgagtgagtgagtgagtgagtgagtgagtgagtgagtggatccTTCTGACAAACACTATCAACTCTTAAGAAACATCTCTAGTCAGCAAAGTTGTTAACCTTTATTTGTGTGCAAGTGCTGTTGCCATTGTTGAGTGAGTGGACTCTGTGTGCCGTAGTGGAGAGGGGGTTTTCACCTGCACTCTGAACTGCTCTCAGTACTGAAGACCAGCAACACTTCCTTTTCCTGTACGACCAGCAACACTTCCTTTTCCTGTACGACCAGCAACACTTCCTTTTCCTGTACGACCAGCAACACTTCGTTTTCCTGTACGACTAGCAACACTTCCTTTTCCTGTACGACCAGCAACACTTCCTTTTCCTGTACGACCAGCAACACTTCCTTTTCCTGTACGACCAGCAACACTTCCTTTTCCTGTACCTTCCCCATCAGACCTCACATCCTTCACTGCCCCGTAGctcagccccccccctccccccccacccccccctctcctctctgacaggtCAGTAGTGTTAGCTTAGTCTGCTTAGTCTGTTGTGGTTAAACAAAGATTCTACAGTTAATTAGGCAAATAACTGATGGAAGACATGACACTTCCCAGTTCATTAAGTCTCTGTTTATTTCATCAgtcaaatacatatatatatatatatatatatatatatatatatatatatatattttttttttttttttttttggggggggggggggtgtctatgTTAATGTCATGTGATTCACTTTATGATCTTTCCATATGTACTGTGTGAAACAGAGATGTGGCTCGCCCTACTGTCAGTTCGAGGCATAAtactagcggttaagagcattgaaACCCAATCCAACTAAGTGAAAAATCTgccgacgtgcccttgagcaaggcactaaacTCTTAAGGGCTCCTGTATGCCGCTCTGGATACGTGTATCTGCTAAACGACTCAAAAATGTACATGTGTTTGAGTGCTGATTTTTACACTCTGTATTTAGTGTTTTGACTctttcccctgctcctctctctctcctcctaggccGAGTCCAGGCAGACAGTGCAACTGGCAGCCATTTTGGGGCTGGCCCTTAGGATTGTTTCCCATTGACTGACGACTctttcccctgctcctctctctcctcctaggccGAGTCCAGGCAGACAGTGCAACTGGCAGCCATTTTGGGGCTGGCCCTTAGGATTGTTTCCCATTGACTGACGACTctttcccctgctcctctctctctcctcctaggctGAGTCCAGGCAGACAGTGCAACTGGCAGCCATTTTGGGGCTGGCCCTTAGGATTGTTTCCCATTGACTGACGACTctttcccctgctcctctctctcctcctaggctGAGTCCAGGCAGACAGTGCAACTGGCAGCCATTTTGGGGCTGGCCCTTAGGATTGTTTCCCATTGACTGACGACTctttcccctgctcctctctctcctcctagcctGAGTCCAGGCAGATAGTGCAACTGGCAGCCATTTTGGGGCTGGCCCTTAGGATTGTTTCCCAATGACTGACGACTctttcccctgctcctctctctctcctcctaggctGAGTCCAGGCAGACAGTGCAACTGGCAGCCATTTTGGGGCTGGCCCTTAGGATTGTTTCCCATTGACTGACGACTctttcccctgctcctctctctcctcctaggccGAGTCCAGGCAGACAGTGCAACTGGCAGCCATTTTGGGGCTGGCCCTTAGGATTGTTTCCCATTGACTGACGACTctttcccctgctcctctctctctcctcctagcctGAGTCCAGGCAGACAGTGCAACTGGCAGCCATTTTGGGGCTGGTCCTTAGGATTGTTTCCCATTGACTGACGACTctttcccctgctcctctctctctcctcctagcctGAGTCCAGGCAGACAGTGCAACTGGCAGCCATTTTGGGGCTGGTCCTTAGGATTGTTTCCCATTGACTGACGACTctttcccctgctcctctctctctcctcctagcctGAGTCCAGGCAGACAGTGCAACTGGCAGCCATTTTGGGGCTGGCCCTTAGGATTGTTTCCCATTGACAGACGACTctttcccctgctcctctctctcctcctaggctGAATCCAGGCAGACAGTGCAACTGGCAGCCATTTTGGGGCTGGCCCTTAGGATTGTTTCCCATTGACTGACGACTctttcccctgctcctctctctctcctcctagcctGAGTCCAGGCAGACAGTGCAACTGGCAGCCATTTTGGGGCTGGTCCTTAGGAATGTTTCCCGTCGACTGACGACTCTTTCTCAATTCGTCTTTCTTCGATTCCTTACATCCTCCCTCACCTTTATGGAAAATCCAAAATTCCTCCGCTATAACCTTGTCCTCTAAtgcgttttgagaaggaggcaagaAGAGAGGGAATGACACATAAAGGAAAGATGAACTGATAAAGGATTCTATACCAGGCGCTGTTCTCGGTGTAACCTACACAATCGCCGTGGAAACGGGTGTGAAGTACTTCCAGTTCACGCACGGAGTAACATCTGCAACATCGGTTTAGCAGTCTTCATGTCTCTAGTACTGCCTCACTGGTACAGTATGCAGCCCAGATTTATGGATCATCATTTATTGATCAGATCATTTTGTGCTGTTTAGTCATTTCAACTTTAGACCAGgctattctttcagtgaaattaGCCTGGGAGCCCAGCTGTTTCTGCTTTCTTGCCAACTACCTATGTTATTGTCACGCCAGAAAAATACAAATTACAAGTGATGGATTTGGcaagatggcacaaacagatctaggaccagtctacagatctaggaccagtctacagatctaggaccagtctacagatctaggaccagtctacagatctaggaccagtctACAGATCTAGGACCTGtctacagatctaggaccagtctACAGATATAGGACCAGTCTACAGATCTAGAACCAGTCTACAGATCTAGGACGAGTCTACATATCTAGAACCAGTCTACAGATCTAGAACCAGTCTACATATCAAGGACCAGtctacagatctaggaccagtctacagatctaggaccagtctACAGATCTAGAACCAGTCTACAGATATAGGACCAGTCTACAGATATAGAACCAGtctacagatctaggaccagtctacagatctaggaccagtctACAGATCTAGAACCAGtctacagatctaggaccagtctACAGATCTAGAACCAGTCTACATATCTAGAACCAGTCTACAGATCTAGAACCAGTCTACATATCTAGGACCAGTCTACAGATCTAGAACCAGTCTACATATCTAGAACCAGTCTACAGATCTAGAACCAGtctacagatctaggaccagtctACAGATCTAGGACCTGtctacagatctaggaccagtctACAGATATAGGACCAGTCTACAGATCTAGAACCAGTCTACAGATCTAGGACGAGTCTACATATCTAGAACCAGTCTACAGATCTAGAACCAGTCTACATATCAAGGACCAGtctacagatctaggaccagtctacagatctaggaccagtctACAGATCTAGAACCAGTCTACAGATATAGGACCAGTCTACAGATCTAGAACCAGtctacagatctaggaccagtctacagatctaggaccagtctACAGATCTAGAACCAGtctacagatctaggaccagtctACAGATCTAGAACCAGTCTACATATCTAGAACCAGTCTACAGATCTAGAACCAGTCTACATATCTAGGACCAGTCTACAGATCTAGAACCAGTCTACATATCTAGAACCAGTCTACAGATCTAGAACCAGTCTACAGATCTAGGACCTGtctacagatctaggaccagtctacagatctaggaccagtctacagatctaggaccagtctacagatctaggaccagtctACATATCTAGGACCAGTctactgatctaggaccagtctACAGATCTAGAACCAGtctacagatctaggaccagtctacagatctaggaccagtctACAGATCTAGAACCAGtctacagatctaggaccagtctacagatctaggaccagtctACAGTTCTAGAACCAGTCTACAGATCTAGAACCAGtctacagatctaggaccagtctACAGATCTAGAACCAGtctacagatctaggaccagtctACAGATCTAGAACCAGTCTACAGATATAGGACCAGTCTACAGATATAGGACCAGTCTACATATCTAGGACCAGTCTACAGATCTAGAACCAGtctacagatctaggaccagtctacagatctaggaccagtctacagatctaggaccagtctACAGATCTAGAACCAGTCTACTATGATATTACACAGCCAGGAAAAAAAAGAGCAACGTGGCTAAATGAGTGTCTTGCCCATTtcctaattgtgtgtgtgtgtgtgtgtgtgtgtatacctgtgtAGGTATAGTCAGTGTTGAGGTCTTTCtcaacactgagagagagagagagagagagagagagagagagagagagagagagaggacatcagtCAACATTGAACCAGGAAGTGGAGTGAAGGTTTATGAGTCCCCTTACTTACTGTTGTACTTGGCTGGGGTTcagaatgcccccccccccccccctataggaTCACAGATGttggagatatactgtatatctgttgtGAATAATCTATATAGTATTGATGGCACCTGTAAGGTCAAGTACTGGAGGCATTAGGCATTGCATGGGTATTAGTTGTCTTTTCTATGACAGTGTGATTTGCATTGGTATTTGTGAATTGGCTCATGTTGTTTGTGTTATCGAATTATGATTTCTCAAGAGTCTCATGAAAAAAATACTAATTAGTAaagaattgaaaaaaaaaaaaaaaaaaaacatttcagtcaTTTTAAAAATAGATCTTTAAATAGTTTTTTCACACCATAATAATATACATCTGACATAGTTCAGCACAAAATAACATAATGCCTCAGATTTCATGAAGATAATATTCATGAAGACATAAAGACGAAGACATGAAGATATGAACACATGAAGATATGACTACAGAATAACCTGGACAGATTGATAGATGTTGACAGAATCatattacacacagacatgtatcAGACAAGTTGACAATACTTTTACAATAAACCCCCCTGTACAGACCAATACATGTTGTAGGCCAGGTGAAGATGACCTCTGAACCCTTTCATCTGCTACACCAACACCAGacccttctctctatctcctcaTTATCTAACCTGAGTGTGTTTGAGTGTttacctcgtgtgtgtgtgtgtgtgtgtggtgtgtgtacacATTCCAGTGTTGAGTGTCAAGGACTCGCGTGGTCCTGAAAACAGGAAGTCATATGATGGGAAAGGCCTAAATAAATAGGCACAGAGGTCTTTACAAATGTTGCTCCCTGCAATGTAATGTAGAAGTTTCTCAAAAGTATCTTTGGGTGTAAAGCAGATGAACTCTGTGCAGCAATTCTCAGAATTCTCAAAATGTTGTATAATTTTGCTTCCAGAAACTTTAGAAAATGTTTGAAACTCTAAAAAGGTGATAGAAAGCTATTGTCTGTTTCCATTGACTCATATTTCCTTACGTTCACCTTACCGGTCTGCAACGCAGACGACTCTCATTACCTTTATATTTCTTCTCAACGGGAGAATGGCACTGGGATAGCGATCATTTTTACGGGCTTCTGACCAATAacaccattttgttgttgttgttgtttttttttgtgtttttttttttttacataaaatgtTTCTACCATCGTTTCCTATGActaaaaaatttaaataaaaagcttctggacatcagaacaacgATCACTAAACCTCGATTTGGATGAAGACTTTTACTTCTATAACTAGGGGGCCGAGAAGGACATACTGCTCACCCGGGACCAGGCCCTAGTCCCCGACACTCGGGAAGAACAAAAAGACGACGATATTGAAAATAATCTGCTTCTTCCCTCTGTCGTATTGGCGGATTACCGGAAACCAAACTGGACGAGCttcgttcgagactatcctatcaaaaCGGGAAATTaataactgtaatatcctatacttcacggagtcgtggcatCTCGTAAACTCAAGAGTGGGGGTGGGGGCGGGGCGGGGGTGTCTCTGTTaagaacagctggtgcgcaatacCTAAttttaaggaagtctcgaggttctgcTCGAATGAGTTAcaatatctcatgataagctgtagaacaTCAGATTTACCAACGCAGTTTTCAGctatgagctgcccagtgacacaagcctaccagacgagataAATGCCTTCTatggcaagcaacactgaaccatgcttGAGAGCAGCatctgttccagatgactgtgtgatcacgctctccgtaacagatctttaaacaggttaacattcacaagaccgcaggggggccagacagattatcaGGACGCATACACAGAGCAGGCGCTGACCAGCTagcaagtgtctttactgacatttttaacctgtcACTGAACCCAAGAGCACCAAGGTAGCCAGCCTAAATGAttatcaccccatagcactcaaATCTATAGCCATTAAATGCTTTGGAATGCTGGCCATGACTCACATCAAAACAataccatcatctcagacaccctggacccactccaatttgcataccgccccaacagatccacagatgacacaatctccaatgcactccaaactgccctttcccacttgaaCAAAAGGAaacctatttgagaatgctgttcactgtctacagaatgctgttcattgactacagttcagctcAGCAACACCATAGCGCCCTTGAAGCTCATCACTATGTTAAGGTCCCTTGGACTTAACACATCCCTCTgcacctggatcctggacttcctgacgggccgccccaggtggtaagggaaggcaacaacacatccaccaccctcaacacaggagcccctcaggggtgcgtgcttactcccctcctgtactccctcttcacccacaactgtgtggccgtGCACAACTTCAACATCACAATAAAGTTTTCTGACaacacaatggtggtaggcctgatcaccgatgacgatgagacagcctacagggaggacgtCAGACTCCTGGcgtgtggttccaggacaacaaactctccTTCAACGACAgtaagacaaaagagctgatcatgggcaacaggaaatggagggccgagcacacagccatttacatcgacgggactgtagtggagactgtcgagagcttcaagttccttggtgtccagatcacgaaggatctatcatggtccacactaaccaacacagtcgtgaagagggaacgacaacacctcttccccctcaggaggctgaaaagatttggcgttGGCCCTCAggtcctcaaaacgttctacagctgcaccactgagagcatcttgactggctgcttcACCGCCTAGTATGGAAACTGCTTGGCATCCTACctcaaggtgctacagagggtagtgcagacggcccagtacatcactggggccgaacttcctgctatccaggacctctgttCCAGTATGTgtcaaaattgtcaaagactccagccacccaagccacagactgttttccctgctacctcacggcaagtggtaccaatgcaccaagtctggagtAAAGAGGACCCAgaagagcttctacccccaaaccacaAGACTTCTAAacaaggtagcctagcggttagagcgttgggccagtaacccaaaggttgctagtttgaatccctgagccggctAAGTTAAAAAATCTTCCGCTGTGCCCTTCAGCAAGTCACTTAGTCGcgctggataagagcgtctgctaaaacaCTTTTTAAAAATCTATATAAAAAGGTAAACAAATGGCTACCGGACTACCTGCATGGACACTGTTTttcactgactctatgcacacatgCTGGATTTGaccacacatacactacatacacacacacactcactcactacatgacaaaaagtatgtgaacacctgctcatggtcattaatatggagttggtttcccctttgctgctataacagcctccactcttctgggaatgctttccactagatgatggaacattgctgttgGTTCCATTTagacacaagagcattagtgaggccaggcactgatgttgggtgattaggcctggctcgcagtcgacgttccaattcatccaaaaggtgttcgatggggttgaggtcagggctctgtgtatgccagtcaagttcttccacaccgatctcgacaaaccatttctgtatggacctagctttgtgcacggggccattgtgtgagcttgtgtgtcctaccactttgcggctgagctgttgtggctcctagacatttccacttctagcagagcagaaatttgacgaactgacttgttggaaaggtggcatcctatgacgatgccacgttgaaagtcactgaactcttcagtaaggctattctactgccaatgtttgtctaaggagattgcatggctgtgtgcttgattttctATACACCTGGCAGCAACGGGTGGCTGAaaaagccgaatccactaattttaagtgttgtccacatacttttgtatatatcgtttttatagtcatgttccttttactctttatttttatttgttattcatTGTTGGAAATGGACCAGTAAGATAGCTTTTCACTGTTAGACCTGTTTTCTACGAAGCAACCTGACAAAATAACATTAGATTTGATTGGACAATTTACTTGCGACCTCCCGTGTCTtttttttccctttctctctctttatctctctgagTCGTGCATGACCATCCCCCAGGGGTGGAAATGTCCAGGGTCCAATAGGAACGTTCCTAACCAATGCAGGACTTGTGAGTACCAGTGTAGTCCGTCTCCTAGAGAGGCACCAGTCCATCTGGTCCAGCTGTACAGCAGGCGGAGGGGACCAAATGCCCAGTGGGCCAGGTGGTGTTGGTCCATAGCAGCGTAGCACGAGGCTAGAACGCCGTCCACCACCAGTGAGCCGTGGCGTGTCAGAGGGGCGAACGCCCCGGTGTCCATCTGGATGTGGACCCAAATGACCTGGGAGAGGATTCCCTGTAGTCCCTGGTTTCTCCCTGCAGTCAGCACACACTGTCCTGGCCGTACGTCGCTGGCGAACATAGTCCGCATGACAGCACCCGATTCGCCCACTGAACAGTTAGCCTCGGTCACGAACACAAGATGAGCCGCGGTGAGGGTCAGGTTTGCTCCCGTCTCTGTTCCCAACACGTAGAACTGTTTCCTGGCTGCAGGCTCGTGATCCAGGAAGGTGAAGAACTCACTGTAGACGAGGTCTCCTCCGCTCCTGCTGCCGTCAGCCCCCGAGGAGGCCAGGACCCGGTCACCTGGCTGGAGGTCCTGGACAGCCCTGCTGCTCCCGTCGTCCAGAGTGACCAGAGAACGACCAGGGAAACAGCCCCCGGTCTTAGCTGCTACTGAGTGCtctgagaaagagggaaaggagtGAGGGGgacagggtggagagagagaaattgagagagagaaagagagagagagagagagagagagagagagagagtcttatTGAAGGGCTCTGTTAAGAACTGTAGACTGACACAATAACTGATATGAAAATGGTTATGTCAATAGATTGGTTGTCTGATCTGCTACACACGCAGCCCAATTCTAAATCACTAATTAGTCTTTTGATTAATCAGATCAgaaaaaaaatatctgatgtgattggtcaaatgtCCAATTAGTAGAAAtggatcagaattgggctgcctgttaaAAATGCAGATGTCTTGTTATGGATatctagtttttttttaaatctgacatttAAGCCCAACATGTTTATTCCATGAGATTTTACATGATT is a genomic window containing:
- the LOC110501953 gene encoding indian hedgehog B protein, translated to MRLSVLVGLFIGCALFLAPVTEGCGPGRGYGKRRLPKKLTPLAYKQFSPNVAEKTLGASGKHEGKITRNSERFKELTPNYNPDIIFKDEENTAADRLMTQRCKDKLNSLAISVMNMWPGVKLRVTEGWDEDGHHSEDSLHYEGRAVDITTSDRDRNKYSMLARLAVEAGFDWVYYESKAHVHCSVKSEHSVAAKTGGCFPGRSLVTLDDGSSRAVQDLQPGDRVLASSGADGSRSGGDLVYSEFFTFLDHEPAARKQFYVLGTETGANLTLTAAHLVFVTEANCSVGESGAVMRTMFASDVRPGQCVLTAGRNQGLQGILSQVIWVHIQMDTGAFAPLTRHGSLVVDGVLASCYAAMDQHHLAHWAFGPLRLLYSWTRWTGASLGDGLHWYSQVLHWLGTFLLDPGHFHPWGMVMHDSER